The bacterium genome has a segment encoding these proteins:
- a CDS encoding class I SAM-dependent methyltransferase — MTQDKISRCPLCHGKGAAFFFEDAARSYFRCRECLLIHVPEAFWPTRAAERARYDQHRNSPNDPGYVRFLDQLAEPLAGLLPEKSRGLDYGCGPAPVLCERLRARGHEVHPYDPFYFSDPPEGPFGFITSTETFEHFRNPRGEIEKLRALLSPGGLLGVMTTFWEEALFKGDWHYRRDPTHLCFYRRESFDFIAAEWGFRILFCDDSRTLILQKE; from the coding sequence TTGACTCAAGACAAGATCAGCCGCTGCCCCCTCTGCCACGGGAAGGGGGCAGCGTTTTTTTTCGAGGACGCCGCGCGAAGCTACTTCCGGTGCCGGGAGTGTCTTCTCATCCATGTGCCTGAAGCGTTCTGGCCCACGCGCGCGGCCGAGCGCGCCCGCTACGATCAGCACCGGAACTCGCCGAATGATCCCGGCTACGTCCGCTTTCTCGATCAGTTGGCGGAGCCTTTGGCGGGCCTTCTCCCGGAAAAATCCAGGGGCCTCGACTACGGCTGCGGCCCAGCGCCCGTCTTGTGCGAGCGGCTGCGGGCACGCGGCCACGAAGTACATCCCTACGATCCGTTCTACTTTTCAGATCCGCCCGAGGGGCCCTTCGGCTTCATCACCTCGACCGAGACATTCGAGCACTTCCGCAATCCGCGCGGCGAGATCGAAAAGCTCCGCGCTCTTCTCTCTCCGGGCGGTCTTTTGGGAGTAATGACCACCTTCTGGGAAGAGGCGCTCTTCAAGGGGGACTGGCACTACCGGCGCGACCCGACCCATCTTTGCTTCTACCGCCGGGAGAGTTTCGACTTTATCGCGGCGGAGTGGGGCTTCCGCATTCTTTTTTGCGACGACAGCCGCACCCTTATCCTGCAGAAGGAATAA
- a CDS encoding FAD-binding protein codes for MAALAAHSARPDLRIIVGVKGLFGKSGCTRMVQGGYNVALSAEDSVERHFLDTLRGGAWLNDQELAWTLVSRAPDCVRTLETVCGCFFDRNPDGTIHQKAFAGQSFDRTVHKGDLTGIELTNRVSEQIARRGIPVLEEHRAISLLHSKDEPARIAGALLLDMRSGEFTALQASCTLLATGGGPTLYKFSACAQELATDGMAMAWEAGAEFCDMEMVQFHPTGILTGDGLQITGTLLEEGLRGAGGHLLNARGERFMARYDPDKMERATRDRVARAGYTEIQEGRGTPGGGIFIDVSHLGAGFVRRNFKGMVERCADLGFDLARRPVEVTP; via the coding sequence ATGGCGGCCCTCGCGGCCCACAGCGCCCGGCCCGATCTCAGAATCATCGTTGGGGTGAAAGGACTTTTCGGGAAGAGCGGGTGCACCCGGATGGTGCAGGGGGGCTACAACGTCGCCCTCTCGGCAGAGGATTCGGTGGAGCGGCACTTTCTCGACACCCTCCGCGGGGGGGCCTGGCTCAACGATCAGGAACTGGCCTGGACGCTCGTGAGCCGCGCCCCCGATTGCGTGCGCACGCTGGAGACCGTTTGCGGCTGCTTCTTCGATCGCAACCCGGATGGCACGATTCACCAAAAAGCCTTCGCCGGGCAGAGCTTCGACCGCACGGTGCACAAGGGCGACCTGACGGGAATCGAGCTGACCAACCGGGTGTCGGAGCAGATCGCAAGGCGGGGCATCCCGGTGCTGGAGGAGCACCGGGCCATCTCGCTGCTCCATTCGAAAGATGAACCTGCGCGCATCGCGGGCGCCCTGCTCCTCGACATGCGGAGCGGCGAGTTCACCGCCCTGCAAGCCTCATGCACCCTCCTCGCCACCGGCGGCGGACCCACTCTCTACAAGTTTTCCGCCTGCGCACAGGAACTTGCGACGGACGGCATGGCCATGGCCTGGGAGGCGGGAGCGGAATTTTGCGACATGGAGATGGTGCAGTTCCACCCCACCGGTATCCTGACGGGCGATGGGCTGCAGATCACGGGGACCCTCCTCGAGGAGGGCCTGCGCGGGGCGGGCGGACACCTCCTCAACGCCCGCGGCGAGCGCTTCATGGCGCGCTACGATCCGGACAAGATGGAGCGTGCCACGCGCGATCGCGTCGCCCGCGCCGGATACACCGAAATACAGGAAGGCCGCGGCACCCCCGGCGGAGGTATTTTTATCGATGTGAGCCACCTGGGGGCCGGTTTCGTCCGGCGCAACTTCAAGGGCATGGTGGAGCGGTGCGCCGATCTGGGCTTCGACCTCGCCCGCCGGCCGGTCGAGGTGACGCCCA